CAACTTGTGTAAGGCTTATCCCCTGCTCTAGTTCTACAACAACTTTGTCTCCTTTCATAATGAAAGGATCTTCACAAAAAAAGATATCTTTTTTCCCATGTGGTCTAAAACTTGTATTAAGTATACGTTTCATGGCCTAAAACTCATTTATTATATATAGTAATTTTAAGATAAGTTTTGTTCTTTTTTCGGTTATTATCACATCTGTGTCAATCATAGTGTGAGATTAGGGTAGTGATTTGTAATTAAAAATTCTAACTGTAGATAGTGGTTAGATTATATTATAACTCTGTTTAGAGAAGAAAGGCATAAAAATATTTTCTATACTGAAAAGTGAAGTTTTAGAGATCCTATATTATGTGTAATATATCAGTTTCATGGGGCTTTACTTGGATATTAACCTAAATTAGTAAGCTCTACTTTTAAGTTTGACTCACTAAGAATAAAATTTATAATAAACTATAAATAAATATAGTTTTATAGTCATTAGGATAAGTTAAACTATAGGTAACAGAATAAATAAGTATTATAAAAAACACTTGTCAAATAAGGATGAATCAGGTATTTAGTCCACAATCTTTGTATGGCAAGGTAGCTCAGTTGGTTAGAGCATGCGGTTCATACCCGCAGGGTCGGGGGTTCAATTCCCTCCCTTGCTACCAATTCAAAATGACTATATTCATTATCAACTATATTTATTAAATTAGATGAATTAGTTAAGGATGATAGTCTCTTTTATCTATTATAACATTAAATTTTGATAGTTATAGGTAGTTAAGAGGAGGTGTTGCAATACTAAGCTGTAGTTCTCCTGAGAGGAGGATAAATGCTTTCCAGATATATAAGAAACATAAGCCATTGTTTAACACCTCTAACTAGTTTGATATTAATACTTTTTATTAAGTTATCTACTAGATAATTAAGGTTTAGAGGTTTAAATTTTTATTTATTAATTATAACTCATATGTAAATTTTATTAGTTTATTATAGTTACATCTATACTTATTCTAGTATAAAATCACTACCAACTTTATGGGTAGTTAATATTTTTTTGCTACCTTTGGTGATAAAGTTTTTTAGCTTTGAAAAGCAATCTTTAGCAGCACATTATATATACATTGTAGAATAATCAAAAAGGAACAGTTTTTTATCCTATATTTGAAGTATAGTTGTTTTTTTAGTCAGACTTTTTTTGTCTCATTTTTTTTCGGGCTACTCTTCGTTGCCATACAATAAAGTGAATAGTAGCCATAGTTCCATGTCCTAAAAGGTAGAGGGCTAAAAGGGTAGCACTGACTTTATGTACTTCTTTAAAAAAGTGTGCATAAAGTCCATCTGTTTGCCATCCAATAAACCAAATTATTCCTGCTAATTCTGTAAGAAGTAAAGCTCCTAATCCAAGTCCTTGAACAACAGCAGCTAAACCACCACTTGTTGGGGGTATAAGTTTAAAAGATAAGCTTACTTTTAAATCTTTTATAAGTTGTTTAGTATCACCCCATAGATAAGGATAAAAGTGCCTTATACCTCTATGGAAAAGACATGCAGGTATGAAGAGTAATGTTAATAGTGTAAGAAGGATACCAATAGAAATATGGACCCAGAGGAGACTACTACATATTATATATGTATCTGGATTTTTTGTAGAACATAAAAAGCCATATCCAAGAATAAGGTTAATAACTATAAGTAATGTAATAACAATATGAAGTATTCTTACAACTGGTGGTTGGAAATAACTCATGAACTTCCAAAGTAAAGCAGTCTGATTAGAAAAGAATTTGGCTATAGACATATATACGCTACCCCCTTTTTCTTATCACTACTACATTTACTATATAGCTTATGTTATTTATCTATAAATAATAAGTAATATAAAAATGTTAATGTTTCTTATCATAAAATTTTATGATAAGAAAATATATTCTTTAAATTATATTCTATCTATAGAATATAGTTACATATTTAGATTAATTCCAAATAGTAAGCTCTTTTCATAAGCTAAGCTTTAGTATACAACACAATAAAGATATAGAAGAAGAGGTTACTCTTTAGGAATAGTATGATTGCATATCTTGAAGGATATATTGCAGAGTTTGGAGAAACAAGCTGTGTTGTTGCTACCTCTAGTGGTATTGGGTATGAAGTTTTTTTAACTACACCTACACGTTCAACATTACCTAATAAAGGAGAACAAGTACGTTTTTATATTTGTCATATTGTACGGGAAGATATACAAGAACTGTTTGGCTTTGAAACATGGGATGAGCGACAAACGTTTATTGTTTTAACATCTATATCTAAAGTCGGTGCACGTACAGCACTTAACATGCTTTCAACTTTTCGACCAAATGATCTAAGACAATGTGTTATAGAAGAAGATATTTTTGCTCTTACTCGTGTATCTGGAATTGGAAAGAAGACAGCACAACATATTTTTCTTGAACTTAAATATAAACTTCAAATTGATGGAAATAGTACTACATCTTCTTCCCCTTCTATTGGTCAAAGTCTTTTTTATGATATATTAACAGGTCTTCAAGGACTAGGATATACTAAAGAAGAAAGTTCTGTAGTTATAAAGTCCGTTTTGCAACATGAACCAGATTTAGATGTTGGTAGTGCTCTTAGAAGATGTCTGAAACAGCTGGTAAAGGGGTAACAATGCCTGAAATAATGCAGTCTTCTTACCCTGATGAGACACTTTATAGAGAAAAAGATGATAGTATTCGCCCTTCTCGACTCGATGATTTTATTGGTCAAGAAGAGTTACGTGA
The sequence above is drawn from the Lawsonia intracellularis PHE/MN1-00 genome and encodes:
- a CDS encoding cytochrome b/b6 domain-containing protein, translating into MSIAKFFSNQTALLWKFMSYFQPPVVRILHIVITLLIVINLILGYGFLCSTKNPDTYIICSSLLWVHISIGILLTLLTLLFIPACLFHRGIRHFYPYLWGDTKQLIKDLKVSLSFKLIPPTSGGLAAVVQGLGLGALLLTELAGIIWFIGWQTDGLYAHFFKEVHKVSATLLALYLLGHGTMATIHFIVWQRRVARKKMRQKKSD
- the ruvA gene encoding Holliday junction branch migration protein RuvA — protein: MIAYLEGYIAEFGETSCVVATSSGIGYEVFLTTPTRSTLPNKGEQVRFYICHIVREDIQELFGFETWDERQTFIVLTSISKVGARTALNMLSTFRPNDLRQCVIEEDIFALTRVSGIGKKTAQHIFLELKYKLQIDGNSTTSSSPSIGQSLFYDILTGLQGLGYTKEESSVVIKSVLQHEPDLDVGSALRRCLKQLVKG